From a region of the Mobula hypostoma chromosome 6, sMobHyp1.1, whole genome shotgun sequence genome:
- the LOC134348220 gene encoding BCLAF1 and THRAP3 family member 3-like isoform X1 has product METQSGARGSLLPGMMVRSRSRSPRWKHRLISPDCGRSQEYNVVRPFYPSHNSESRGFSQSSGRPAQWRGQQDKWNEAGTAESRSEVAQYGNIHYKVFEYRQPSPIARRMESDHALGRNFYPEEREENRSHTLLSRSAEENPYHDHDERHESSDWHHEWHHGHSDRHHGHSERHHDRDVWRNDHDDQHYNQSAEILTRYKLSDEKSKTVRGDSQSNCYDRPSTTSYAGAEKWRDPEGFRSHSLHEERHSSSLRSLGRRSEEFLERSSYQKRYPEDNDVKGYREASGRGWVPGKLEAVDHEQDLKWRGEKMPHNKKPYTSALYNDSENARIKDVSRNWYSDSDRFEEFVQVKSGFAHSQKYPEMHSSSEHHHSFSSERQQRYSSKDKEYTTGSLSAKEVSRFHSSSRRSGTDANKEGHYSASSKYLVPEHYSDRFPRAGKKEVSPRYTATSATRGRVERRKEFGSRPKDQRDDTRTPKRSNHGSYHMEASHCVANNEKDHTTESLTIKLDMKKTVNKYRPASSHSSERLMSRDLVSVGKKRDEFHHVFEHMGSSLKANPNISSGEFAQEIITLVHQIKGQRSPTTGPQSMCYRSARKQYDLAMETSPGLPLIQRYWCVAMILYVHMGKICDVWLISKCYLKCYDAVDL; this is encoded by the exons GTTAATCTCGCCAGACTGTGGACGGAGCCAAGAATACAATGTTGTGAGACCATTTTATCCGTCGCATAATAGTGAGTCAAGAGGATTCAGTCAAAGCTCAGGAAGACCTGCACAGTGGAGGGGACAACAGGATAAATGGAATGAAGCAGGCACTGCAGAATCAAGATCAGAAGTTGCACAATATGGTAACATTCATTATAAAGTTTTTGAGTATAGACAACCTTCCCCAATTGCAAGAAGAATGGAATCTGATCATGCGTTAGGGAGAAACTTTTACCcagaggagagagaagaaaatCGATCTCATACCCTTCTTTCAAGATCTGCTGAAGAAAATCCATACCATGATCATGATGAGCGTCATGAGAGCAGTGACTGGCACCATGAATGGCATCAtggtcacagtgatcgtcaccaTGGCCACAGTGAACGTCACCATGATCGTGATGTATGGCGTAATGACCACGACGACCAGCATTATAATCAGAGTGCAGAAATCTTGACTCGTTACAAATTGTCTGATGAAAAGTCAAAGACTGTTAGAGGTGATTCACAATCCAATTGTTATGATCGACCTAGTACCACCTCTTATGCCGGTGCAGAAAAGTGGCGTGACCCTGAAGGCTTTAGAAGTCACAGTTTACATGAGGAAAGGCACTCAAGTTCTTTACGGTCTCTTGGAAGACGGTCTGAAGAGTTTCTGGAAAGGAGCTCCTACCAGAAGAG GTATCCTGAGGATAATGATgtcaaagggtacagagaagcATCTGGAAGAGGCTGGGTGCCAGGAAAGCTTGAGGCAGTAGATCATGAACAAGATTTAAAATGGAGAGGAGAGAAAATGCCTCATAATAAAAAACCCTACACTTCTGCATTATACAATGACTCTGAAAATGCACGTATTAAAGATGTGTCAAGAAACTGGTATAGTGACAGTGATCGCTTTGAAGAGTTTGTGCAAGTAAAGAGTGGGTTTGCACATTCACAGAAGTATCCTGAAATGCACTCATCTTCTGAGCACCACCATAGCTTTTCTAGTGAAAGACAGCAAAGATACTCAAGTAAAGATAAAGAATATACGACTGGCTCCTTGAGTGCTAAAGAGGTGAGTCGTTTTCACAGTAGCAGCCGGAGGTCGGGTACTGATGCAAACAAAGAGGGTCACTACTCTGCGTCGAGCAAGTATCTTGTTCCTGAGCATTACTCCGACAGGTTTCCACGAGCAGGCAAGAAAGAAGTGAGCCCCAGATATACAGCAACCTCGGCCACCAGGGGGCGAGTGGAAAGGAGAAAGGAGTTCGGAAGCCGTCCTAAGGACCAGCGTGATGATACTCGCACTCCTAAGCGATCAAACCATGGGTCTTATCACATGGAAGCTTCACACTGTGTTGCTAATAATGAGAAAGACCAtacaactgaatccttgaccATCAAGTTAGACATGAAGAAGACTGTGAACAAATACAG GCCTGCGTCAAGCCATTCTTCAGAGAGACTAATGTCTCGGGATTTGGTTAGTGTTGGCAAGAAACGAGATGAGTTTCATCATGTGTTTGAGCATATGGGTTCATCATTGAAGGCTAACCCGAATATCTCTTCAGGAGAATTTGCCCAGGAGATAATCACTTTGGTGCACCAAATTAAAG gtcagcggtccccaaccaccgggccgcaaagcatgtgctaccggtccgcgaggaaacaatatgatttggcgat ggaaacaagcccagggctcccactgattcagcgatattggtgtgttgcaatgattttatatgttcatatggggaaaatatgtgatgTGTggttaatatccaaatgttacttaaaatgttatgatgctgttgacttataa
- the LOC134348220 gene encoding BCLAF1 and THRAP3 family member 3-like isoform X2, whose protein sequence is MMVRSRSRSPRWKHRLISPDCGRSQEYNVVRPFYPSHNSESRGFSQSSGRPAQWRGQQDKWNEAGTAESRSEVAQYGNIHYKVFEYRQPSPIARRMESDHALGRNFYPEEREENRSHTLLSRSAEENPYHDHDERHESSDWHHEWHHGHSDRHHGHSERHHDRDVWRNDHDDQHYNQSAEILTRYKLSDEKSKTVRGDSQSNCYDRPSTTSYAGAEKWRDPEGFRSHSLHEERHSSSLRSLGRRSEEFLERSSYQKRYPEDNDVKGYREASGRGWVPGKLEAVDHEQDLKWRGEKMPHNKKPYTSALYNDSENARIKDVSRNWYSDSDRFEEFVQVKSGFAHSQKYPEMHSSSEHHHSFSSERQQRYSSKDKEYTTGSLSAKEVSRFHSSSRRSGTDANKEGHYSASSKYLVPEHYSDRFPRAGKKEVSPRYTATSATRGRVERRKEFGSRPKDQRDDTRTPKRSNHGSYHMEASHCVANNEKDHTTESLTIKLDMKKTVNKYRPASSHSSERLMSRDLVSVGKKRDEFHHVFEHMGSSLKANPNISSGEFAQEIITLVHQIKGQRSPTTGPQSMCYRSARKQYDLAMETSPGLPLIQRYWCVAMILYVHMGKICDVWLISKCYLKCYDAVDL, encoded by the exons GTTAATCTCGCCAGACTGTGGACGGAGCCAAGAATACAATGTTGTGAGACCATTTTATCCGTCGCATAATAGTGAGTCAAGAGGATTCAGTCAAAGCTCAGGAAGACCTGCACAGTGGAGGGGACAACAGGATAAATGGAATGAAGCAGGCACTGCAGAATCAAGATCAGAAGTTGCACAATATGGTAACATTCATTATAAAGTTTTTGAGTATAGACAACCTTCCCCAATTGCAAGAAGAATGGAATCTGATCATGCGTTAGGGAGAAACTTTTACCcagaggagagagaagaaaatCGATCTCATACCCTTCTTTCAAGATCTGCTGAAGAAAATCCATACCATGATCATGATGAGCGTCATGAGAGCAGTGACTGGCACCATGAATGGCATCAtggtcacagtgatcgtcaccaTGGCCACAGTGAACGTCACCATGATCGTGATGTATGGCGTAATGACCACGACGACCAGCATTATAATCAGAGTGCAGAAATCTTGACTCGTTACAAATTGTCTGATGAAAAGTCAAAGACTGTTAGAGGTGATTCACAATCCAATTGTTATGATCGACCTAGTACCACCTCTTATGCCGGTGCAGAAAAGTGGCGTGACCCTGAAGGCTTTAGAAGTCACAGTTTACATGAGGAAAGGCACTCAAGTTCTTTACGGTCTCTTGGAAGACGGTCTGAAGAGTTTCTGGAAAGGAGCTCCTACCAGAAGAG GTATCCTGAGGATAATGATgtcaaagggtacagagaagcATCTGGAAGAGGCTGGGTGCCAGGAAAGCTTGAGGCAGTAGATCATGAACAAGATTTAAAATGGAGAGGAGAGAAAATGCCTCATAATAAAAAACCCTACACTTCTGCATTATACAATGACTCTGAAAATGCACGTATTAAAGATGTGTCAAGAAACTGGTATAGTGACAGTGATCGCTTTGAAGAGTTTGTGCAAGTAAAGAGTGGGTTTGCACATTCACAGAAGTATCCTGAAATGCACTCATCTTCTGAGCACCACCATAGCTTTTCTAGTGAAAGACAGCAAAGATACTCAAGTAAAGATAAAGAATATACGACTGGCTCCTTGAGTGCTAAAGAGGTGAGTCGTTTTCACAGTAGCAGCCGGAGGTCGGGTACTGATGCAAACAAAGAGGGTCACTACTCTGCGTCGAGCAAGTATCTTGTTCCTGAGCATTACTCCGACAGGTTTCCACGAGCAGGCAAGAAAGAAGTGAGCCCCAGATATACAGCAACCTCGGCCACCAGGGGGCGAGTGGAAAGGAGAAAGGAGTTCGGAAGCCGTCCTAAGGACCAGCGTGATGATACTCGCACTCCTAAGCGATCAAACCATGGGTCTTATCACATGGAAGCTTCACACTGTGTTGCTAATAATGAGAAAGACCAtacaactgaatccttgaccATCAAGTTAGACATGAAGAAGACTGTGAACAAATACAG GCCTGCGTCAAGCCATTCTTCAGAGAGACTAATGTCTCGGGATTTGGTTAGTGTTGGCAAGAAACGAGATGAGTTTCATCATGTGTTTGAGCATATGGGTTCATCATTGAAGGCTAACCCGAATATCTCTTCAGGAGAATTTGCCCAGGAGATAATCACTTTGGTGCACCAAATTAAAG gtcagcggtccccaaccaccgggccgcaaagcatgtgctaccggtccgcgaggaaacaatatgatttggcgat ggaaacaagcccagggctcccactgattcagcgatattggtgtgttgcaatgattttatatgttcatatggggaaaatatgtgatgTGTggttaatatccaaatgttacttaaaatgttatgatgctgttgacttataa
- the LOC134348220 gene encoding BCLAF1 and THRAP3 family member 3-like isoform X3 has protein sequence METQSGARGSLLPGMMVRSRSRSPRWKHRLISPDCGRSQEYNVVRPFYPSHNSESRGFSQSSGRPAQWRGQQDKWNEAGTAESRSEVAQYGNIHYKVFEYRQPSPIARRMESDHALGRNFYPEEREENRSHTLLSRSAEENPYHDHDERHESSDWHHEWHHGHSDRHHGHSERHHDRDVWRNDHDDQHYNQSAEILTRYKLSDEKSKTVRGDSQSNCYDRPSTTSYAGAEKWRDPEGFRSHSLHEERHSSSLRSLGRRSEEFLERSSYQKRYPEDNDVKGYREASGRGWVPGKLEAVDHEQDLKWRGEKMPHNKKPYTSALYNDSENARIKDVSRNWYSDSDRFEEFVQVKSGFAHSQKYPEMHSSSEHHHSFSSERQQRYSSKDKEYTTGSLSAKEVSRFHSSSRRSGTDANKEGHYSASSKYLVPEHYSDRFPRAGKKEVSPRYTATSATRGRVERRKEFGSRPKDQRDDTRTPKRSNHGSYHMEASHCVANNEKDHTTESLTIKLDMKKTVNKYRPASSHSSERLMSRDLVSVGKKRDEFHHVFEHMGSSLKANPNISSGEFAQEIITLVHQIKGKQAQGSH, from the exons GTTAATCTCGCCAGACTGTGGACGGAGCCAAGAATACAATGTTGTGAGACCATTTTATCCGTCGCATAATAGTGAGTCAAGAGGATTCAGTCAAAGCTCAGGAAGACCTGCACAGTGGAGGGGACAACAGGATAAATGGAATGAAGCAGGCACTGCAGAATCAAGATCAGAAGTTGCACAATATGGTAACATTCATTATAAAGTTTTTGAGTATAGACAACCTTCCCCAATTGCAAGAAGAATGGAATCTGATCATGCGTTAGGGAGAAACTTTTACCcagaggagagagaagaaaatCGATCTCATACCCTTCTTTCAAGATCTGCTGAAGAAAATCCATACCATGATCATGATGAGCGTCATGAGAGCAGTGACTGGCACCATGAATGGCATCAtggtcacagtgatcgtcaccaTGGCCACAGTGAACGTCACCATGATCGTGATGTATGGCGTAATGACCACGACGACCAGCATTATAATCAGAGTGCAGAAATCTTGACTCGTTACAAATTGTCTGATGAAAAGTCAAAGACTGTTAGAGGTGATTCACAATCCAATTGTTATGATCGACCTAGTACCACCTCTTATGCCGGTGCAGAAAAGTGGCGTGACCCTGAAGGCTTTAGAAGTCACAGTTTACATGAGGAAAGGCACTCAAGTTCTTTACGGTCTCTTGGAAGACGGTCTGAAGAGTTTCTGGAAAGGAGCTCCTACCAGAAGAG GTATCCTGAGGATAATGATgtcaaagggtacagagaagcATCTGGAAGAGGCTGGGTGCCAGGAAAGCTTGAGGCAGTAGATCATGAACAAGATTTAAAATGGAGAGGAGAGAAAATGCCTCATAATAAAAAACCCTACACTTCTGCATTATACAATGACTCTGAAAATGCACGTATTAAAGATGTGTCAAGAAACTGGTATAGTGACAGTGATCGCTTTGAAGAGTTTGTGCAAGTAAAGAGTGGGTTTGCACATTCACAGAAGTATCCTGAAATGCACTCATCTTCTGAGCACCACCATAGCTTTTCTAGTGAAAGACAGCAAAGATACTCAAGTAAAGATAAAGAATATACGACTGGCTCCTTGAGTGCTAAAGAGGTGAGTCGTTTTCACAGTAGCAGCCGGAGGTCGGGTACTGATGCAAACAAAGAGGGTCACTACTCTGCGTCGAGCAAGTATCTTGTTCCTGAGCATTACTCCGACAGGTTTCCACGAGCAGGCAAGAAAGAAGTGAGCCCCAGATATACAGCAACCTCGGCCACCAGGGGGCGAGTGGAAAGGAGAAAGGAGTTCGGAAGCCGTCCTAAGGACCAGCGTGATGATACTCGCACTCCTAAGCGATCAAACCATGGGTCTTATCACATGGAAGCTTCACACTGTGTTGCTAATAATGAGAAAGACCAtacaactgaatccttgaccATCAAGTTAGACATGAAGAAGACTGTGAACAAATACAG GCCTGCGTCAAGCCATTCTTCAGAGAGACTAATGTCTCGGGATTTGGTTAGTGTTGGCAAGAAACGAGATGAGTTTCATCATGTGTTTGAGCATATGGGTTCATCATTGAAGGCTAACCCGAATATCTCTTCAGGAGAATTTGCCCAGGAGATAATCACTTTGGTGCACCAAATTAAAG ggaaacaagcccagggctcccactga
- the LOC134348220 gene encoding BCLAF1 and THRAP3 family member 3-like isoform X4, with the protein METQSGARGSLLPGMMVRSRSRSPRWKHRYPEDNDVKGYREASGRGWVPGKLEAVDHEQDLKWRGEKMPHNKKPYTSALYNDSENARIKDVSRNWYSDSDRFEEFVQVKSGFAHSQKYPEMHSSSEHHHSFSSERQQRYSSKDKEYTTGSLSAKEVSRFHSSSRRSGTDANKEGHYSASSKYLVPEHYSDRFPRAGKKEVSPRYTATSATRGRVERRKEFGSRPKDQRDDTRTPKRSNHGSYHMEASHCVANNEKDHTTESLTIKLDMKKTVNKYRPASSHSSERLMSRDLVSVGKKRDEFHHVFEHMGSSLKANPNISSGEFAQEIITLVHQIKGQRSPTTGPQSMCYRSARKQYDLAMETSPGLPLIQRYWCVAMILYVHMGKICDVWLISKCYLKCYDAVDL; encoded by the exons GTATCCTGAGGATAATGATgtcaaagggtacagagaagcATCTGGAAGAGGCTGGGTGCCAGGAAAGCTTGAGGCAGTAGATCATGAACAAGATTTAAAATGGAGAGGAGAGAAAATGCCTCATAATAAAAAACCCTACACTTCTGCATTATACAATGACTCTGAAAATGCACGTATTAAAGATGTGTCAAGAAACTGGTATAGTGACAGTGATCGCTTTGAAGAGTTTGTGCAAGTAAAGAGTGGGTTTGCACATTCACAGAAGTATCCTGAAATGCACTCATCTTCTGAGCACCACCATAGCTTTTCTAGTGAAAGACAGCAAAGATACTCAAGTAAAGATAAAGAATATACGACTGGCTCCTTGAGTGCTAAAGAGGTGAGTCGTTTTCACAGTAGCAGCCGGAGGTCGGGTACTGATGCAAACAAAGAGGGTCACTACTCTGCGTCGAGCAAGTATCTTGTTCCTGAGCATTACTCCGACAGGTTTCCACGAGCAGGCAAGAAAGAAGTGAGCCCCAGATATACAGCAACCTCGGCCACCAGGGGGCGAGTGGAAAGGAGAAAGGAGTTCGGAAGCCGTCCTAAGGACCAGCGTGATGATACTCGCACTCCTAAGCGATCAAACCATGGGTCTTATCACATGGAAGCTTCACACTGTGTTGCTAATAATGAGAAAGACCAtacaactgaatccttgaccATCAAGTTAGACATGAAGAAGACTGTGAACAAATACAG GCCTGCGTCAAGCCATTCTTCAGAGAGACTAATGTCTCGGGATTTGGTTAGTGTTGGCAAGAAACGAGATGAGTTTCATCATGTGTTTGAGCATATGGGTTCATCATTGAAGGCTAACCCGAATATCTCTTCAGGAGAATTTGCCCAGGAGATAATCACTTTGGTGCACCAAATTAAAG gtcagcggtccccaaccaccgggccgcaaagcatgtgctaccggtccgcgaggaaacaatatgatttggcgat ggaaacaagcccagggctcccactgattcagcgatattggtgtgttgcaatgattttatatgttcatatggggaaaatatgtgatgTGTggttaatatccaaatgttacttaaaatgttatgatgctgttgacttataa